In Acidisarcina polymorpha, the DNA window GAGGACTATTGGATGGACTTTGGACTCAAGAACCGCAGCGTGATCGTGGCTGCATCAAGCGACGGGATTGCCCGCGCTGCTGCTGATAAATTCGCTGCTGAAGGAGCGCGTGTGGCGATGTGCTCCCGCGATGAAGGCAAGCTTCAGACCGCGGCCGAGGAGATTCGCCGCCGCTATGGCGCTGAGGTTTTCGCAGCACCCTTGGACGTGACCAACGAAGCTGCAGTCCATGGCTTCGTCGAGGAAGTCGGCCGGCAATTCGGCGCCATCGACGTGTGCGTCACGAACGCCGGCGGCCCGCCCGCAAAGATGTTTCTCGAGACGGTCACCGGCGAATGGCAGGGTGCTTTTGACCTCAATCTGATGAGCGTCGTCCATCTCGCCCGTGCCGTAATTCCGTGGATGCAGCGCCAACGATGGGGTCGCATCGTGACCATCACGTCCGTTTCCGTGCGCCAGCCGATTGCCGATCTGATTTACTCGAACACCGTCCGCGCCGGGGTCCTTGGTCTCGTCAAGAGCCTGTCGAACGAGTTCGGCCAGGATGGGATCACAGTGAACAACGTCGCTCCCGGCTGTACGGCGACTGCCCGCCTGAACAGCCTGATTCAGAAGCGTGCACTGAGTCTGGATATCAGCGAGGAAGAATACAAAGCGCGGCTCGCAGCAGAAGCAGCGCTAAAGCGCCTAGGCCAGGCCGAAGATGTCGCCGACGCCATCGTGTGGCTCGCCTCGGAACGCGCCTCTTTCATCACTGGACAGACGCTGCTGGTCGACGGCGGCCTTTACAAAGGCCTCTAAGGTAAAGCAGTCTGGAAAAGCCAGCTTTCGATCATGGCTGGGGGAGAGTCAAACCCCTTCTGCACCCCAGCCATTACGAAGACGCATGGAAATCCATACGTCGCCTAACAGTGCTTGCAGGCTTTGCCTTCCTGCTTCGAAGGCGGCACATCGTTGGCCGGATTCTGATCGAAGAAGCCGTTCGGCTTCAGCAGAAATCCGATATACGCCGTAGGCATTACCGGACAATCCTCGGGCCGGGGAATATGGGTGTGACCAAAGGTGTACCAGAAGACAACGTCGGTGTTGTCGATGGGGCGATCCGCTTCGACCCACTTCACTAAGCCGTCGCCACCGCTGCTCTGGTTGGGGAAATCTCCAGCCGCGAACTTCTCGCCCTCGCTGTAAGGAGTGACCCACACGTGATGATTCACAAAACCCGCGCGTTTGCGCCACCACGCATTCGGTGAGGCAAAAGGAAATGCATTGTCACCGGGAAAAAACTTGTACCCGGTAGGTTCGCCGAGCGCATTCTTCACCGAAGGGTTGATGAACTTCCATGTCCGCCCGGTTTCAAGATTCAGATGAGCCAGCGCCTGCTTCTCTGTCTTGAGATCGGTGGCCTCGACGTGGAAGGCATTTTCGTAGGGATCTTCATCGCCGTCGACCGGGCCGGCGACTACGTCCACCTGCTGTACCGTATTGCGGCTCCCATCGATGCCCACATCCAGCCGCATGTTGAAGAAATGCTGATGGTTCGGCGCATAGAGCAAAGGGGCGACCAACCTCCCGTAGTTGGCCTTCTCGCCTTCATGCAGCGTGCCCAGCGATAAAATCCCCGTGAGCTTGATCTCAAACCCAATGTTGCCGTCCTGGTAGAAGTACCAAAAGAACCCGTACTCATAATTCTCGACAGTTGAAACCGAAGAGACCACCAGCCGCCGCGAACGACGAACCTCGGGAGCATCCGGCAGCCGCCGGTCGGTATGCTTCCAGAGAATGCCGAAATCCTCTTCATGAATGCAGATCGCGTTGCCGATCGTCAGTTCGCGCCCCCGGCTGTCGCAGAGATGCGCATCGAGATATTCGATGTGTCCGACGCAGTCACAACCGAGTCGAAGGCTATTCGCGCACATCCCCATTCCGTATTCGCCCACATCGAAGGCATTCTTACGCACCTGCGTCGGCTTGGGGTCTCCATAGGGCACCACCATTTCCGTTAGCGAAGCGCGATAAAGAATGGGGCGGGCGCGGCCCTGATCATGATACCGGACATCGTGAATCGTCAGCCCCTCGCGCGCGTTGAAGCCGATAAGAAACTGCCAGTTCTGCCATGAAATGAAGTTGCCTTGAAGCGAAAAACTCGGCCCGTCCGGTTGGGTGATGTGCAGCGGCTTGATGCCGGTACGCTGATTTGGGACCCGGTCGGCGGAGTAGTTCGCTGCCTGGGGAGGCAGCGGCCACTTACCATACTCTTCCACCCGAATCACCTGCATCAGGTTCAAGTCGACGATAGGTCGAATGCCCTCGATCGGCCGCGCGTAGCCATTGTCGGTCGGGTCGCTGCGCAGAAAGCATAGAGGCCGTGCCAACCGGCGGCTGCGGTCCTCTTCCGAGCCGTAATTTCCGGCGCTCCAGATATCAACCATAACCAGCGACGTATCGGTGATCCCGTATTGCCGCTCGAGCGCTGCCTTGAAATCCTCGCTCGCCAACACCGCCTGTTCGCACTCGAATTGCTCGTCGATCGAGAGCGTCGGTTGTGAGCCGGCCGGGGCGATCTCCGCCTTTAACACTCTGCCGCTGCTTAGGTCGAGCGTCACCGTAGAGGCCTGATTGACAGCGTTGTCGAACAGTACAGCCACTGCCTCCCGTTGGGCGGCCGGCCCTTGTGGCCAGCTATAAACCAAGGACTTCTCCGGTTCTTTCAGAATGATGCTAATGATTCGCGTACTCGGCGTGAAACCATCGGCGGTTCTTAGCAACTCGACAGCGGTCTGGATTTCGGCCGCGCTGAGCGGTTCGAGAGGATGCAGCGTACTCTTCGCAACGGGGAGCGGTTCTAGAGTCTGAAGCGGCATGTTGATGTCCTTCGGTGGCGCTGATTCCTGGGCGACTTTCGCCAGCAGGCCGGGGAAATTGAATCTATTTTCGCTATCCTACCCGAAGACCAGCCGAAGCGAACCCTACAAGAACAGCTTCCGCCACAATCCTCGGGATTTGGCTTTCACCTGCTTGGCCACAGTGAGCCCAAAACCTCTTTTGGAGTGTCCAATCCTGAATAGCTGGTAAAGAAATCCGGAAACTAGCACCCTCGTCGCCGGAACAGCTATCCTTGTTCCTGTCAGAGCGGTCGGCGCGCTAGATGTGCGACGAGTTGTCATCACACTGATCTGGACACGACTCGTTGGTTCGAGTCACGAGATAACAAAGGAGCGATTTATGCAACTTGGCATGGTGGGTTTGGGCAGGATGGGAGCAAACATGGTGCGGCGGCTCCTGAAGGGAGGCCACGAATGCGTGGTCTTCGACATGTCGCCCAAGGTCGTGGACGAACTCGTCCAGGAAAAGGCAAAAGGGAGCTCCTCGCTGAGCGATATGATCACCAAGCTCGAAAAGCCGCGCGCCTTGTGGCTGATGGTGCCCGCGGGTGTCGTCGAGCAAACCATCGACAGTCTCGTCCCTCATCTGGAGGAAGGCGACATCCTGATCGATGGGGGAAATTCGTACTATATCGATGACATTCAGCACGCCAAGAACCTGAAGGAAAAGGGCATTCACTTCGTCGACGTCGGCACCAGCGGCGGCGTCTGGGGCCTGGAACGTGGCTATTGCATGATGATTGGCGGCGAAGATGAAGTCGTCAAACACCTCGACCCCATCTTTGCCACACTTGCGCCGGGGATTGGCGACATACCCAGGACAGCCGGCCGCGAACACCTCGGGGGCACCGCCGAACAGGGCTATCTCCACTGCGGCCCGAATGGGGCCGGCCACTTCGTCAAGATGGTCCACAACGGTATCGAATACGGGCTCATGGCCGCATATGCCGAAGGATTGGGCATCTTGCGCAGCGCGAACGTGGGCAAGCAAACCCATGCTTCCGATGCGGAGACGACCCCCTTGCGGGATCCCGATCACTACAAGTACGATCTCGACCTCCGCGAGATCACCGAAGTCTGGCGTCGCGGCAGCGTCATTGCCTCGTGGCTGCTCGACCTGACCGCCGGTAGCCTGGTCAAAGACCCCAGTCTTGCGCAATTCGGCGGCCGGGTCTCCGATTCCGGCGAAGGGCGCTGGACCATCAAGGCCGCCATCGACGAAGCAGTACCGGTTCCGGTGCTCTCCGCAGCTCTTTACTCGCGCTTCAGCTCTCGCGGCGAAGCGGAATACGAGAACAAGCTGCTCTCGGCGATGCGCTTTGGCTTTGGTGGCCACCTCGAGAAGGCGGAAGGCAAGTAAATATGCCAGGCGGCGGCATCGATCACGATGCCGCCGTCTGAACGCTTGGGCGCTTGAAAGTAGCGGCACCGCTTATCCGCGCTATTCACTACTGTGGATTGGAAGCGCCAGAGCAAGGCGCGTGTGGTGTTCGCGCGCTCATCTTTGCCCCAGTTTGCCTCTGAACTCTTTTGCTACTGGACTCTTTCACTCTTGACTCTTTTATAGACAGATTCGGTCTCGTGTGGTTCGCTATCTAGGTGAGCACAACCCATCCGTTCACGGGAATCCCGGTTAATAAGCCGCGCCAGGTACTCTTCGCCAGCCTTATCGGCACCACGATTGAGTTCTTTGACTTCTACATTTACGCCACGGCGGCTGTGCTGGTCTTTCCCAAGCTATTCTTTTCGTCGAGCGATCCATCCGCCGCCGTCCTAGAATCCCTGGCTACCTTTGGCATTGCCTTTCTCGCGCGGCCTATTGGCTCGGCTCTCTTCGGGCATTTTGGCGATCGCATCGGCCGCAAGACGACCCTGGTTCTTGCCCTGTTGACCATGGGGATCTCGACCATCGCCATCGGCGCATTGCCCACTTACCACACCATCGGCTTCACCGCCCCGCTGCTGCTGGCCTTGTGCCGCTTCGGACAGGGTCTAGGTCTCGGCGGGGAGTGGGGTGGCGCGGTCCTGCTTGCGATCGAGAATGCTCCGCCCAACAAACGTGCCTGGTATGGCATGTTTCCTCAGCTTGGCGCGCCGATCGGCTTCTTCCTCTCCGGTGGCGTCTTCCTGCTGCTCTCCCGCCTGCTGACTGACCAGCAGTTCTTCACCTTCGGTTGGCGCCTGCCCTTTCTGGCCAGCGCGGTGCTCGTCTTCCTTGGACTTTACGTTCGTCTCACCATCACCGAAACCCCGGTCTTCCGCCAGGCCCTGAACCGCGGCGAGCAAGTCAAGCTGCCTCTGCTTTCGGTCTTCCGCAACTACCCTCGAGAATTGATCACCGGCATTCTCGTCTGTCTCGCGACCTTCGTGCTCTTCTACCTGATGACCGTCTTCGCGCTCTCCTGGGGAACGACTGCTCTCCATTACAGCCGGAGCAAGTTCCTGCTCATGCAGCTTTTCGACATTTCCTTCTTTGCCATTACCATCCCCCTTTCCGCTCGCCTGGCCGAACATGGCCGGAGGCGGGTCATGCTCTGGGTCACAACTTTGATCGGCGTTTTCGGGCTGGTCATGGCGCCGATGTTCGTGGCCGGCACTACCGGCGCTCTCCTAATGATGGCGGTAGGTCTCGGTCTGATGGGCGTCACCTACGGACCGCTGGGCACGGTCGTCTCCGAACTCTTTCCAACTCCGGTCCGCTACACCGGGAGCTCCCTGGCCTTCAGCCTCGCCGGCATCCTGGGAGCCTCGCTCGCGCCTTACATCGCCACCTCCCTCGCCAAGACCTACGGACTACAGTACGTTGGCTACTATCTGACAACTTCAGCCTTCTTAACCCTCTTAGGACTGCTATGGGCTCGAGAGACGAAAGACGACGACCTTGCTAGAATCAGCGCGCCGGAGATATAAGCGCCAGCTGCATCCTCGCAGATTCATACGCTCAAGCAAGAAGCCATTCAGGCTTGCTCAGCGGCGTAAGTAGACTTCTTATGACCCTCTTTGCGTTGAGCCAACTTTGTCGCTGGAGTGACTGGCACGCGGAGCCAAGCGGCGAGAAGAGCGCTTTTTGCATAGGAATCTTGCAATCGCGGGGTTGAGTGTCCATTCGCCCGGTTGCCTTGTCCGGCTCTTGATGCAGCAAATTGGTACGTACGATCAGGCGGGGAGCGCCAGCTTTTGTCTATGATCCGTTGAAGATCGGTATCGGGCACATGAGTAAAACCGATGGGCAGGACACGGCGAATCGCCTCTCTGCAATTGTCGCGAATTCCCTGGACACCTCGGGATCAACGCACGATCTCGCGCGCCGGGCTTATCAAAGCCGTACGCAGTTCCACAGGTTGTTCCGAATCGTGGTTGAAGAAACTCCGGCAGCCATGCGACGGCGGCTCTTGTTGGAACGAGCAGCATATCAACTCGGGCATACCGGCATGTCTGTAACGGACATCGCCCTCGACGCCAATTATGGTTCGCTGGAGGCGTTTACTCGCGCTTTCCGAAAAGCTTTCCGAACCTCTCCCAGCATCTACCGGCGCATGCGCGTACCACATTCGCATTTGCCGACGCCCAACAAAATTCACTTTCTTGCCCCCGGTTCTTCAACAGAAGGAGGAAAAGACATGGATTTATTCGATCGTTTTGCCGGCAACGACTCCTGGCACACGCGGCGTTTGCTGGAATACGCGGGTACATTGACGGAGGAACAATTGGATCGGCCGCTGCCCACGGTCGTCGAGCTTCTGCCCTGGCGAGAGTCAAATAAAACTCTAAGGCAGCTATTAGAAAATATCATCTTCACCAAGGAAGTCTGGACCGCCGCGTTGTCCGGTGCGGAGATGGATATGAACGGCCCTCCCCAATCGCAACGTTCTCCGCAAGCAATGCTGCAACGGCTCGAAAAGACGGATGCAGAACTGCATCGTATTCTTGATAACGTCCGAACCCGCTCCAGCTGGGATGATACCTTCGTCGACGCCCTGTGCGAACCGGCCGAGACCTTCACGTACGGCGGCGTCTTCGCCCATATCATGACGTTCAACGCGCATCGCCGATTGATGGCCTTGGACGCTCTACGCCAACTCGGCGTCCAAACCGAAGGCTTCGGCGACCCCATGGAGTATGAAGAAAGTGTGTCGCCCTGGAGCGAGCGAGCCACCCTCGCTGCGCCATGAGAGAACACCCGCGCTGATTTTGAAGTCTCGGCAAGCGGCCGTCTTCTGGCCTAAATCAGGCAGTGCGGCTTCGTGATCGCCAACCTTTTATCTGAAGCGACGATCTGAAGCGACGATTCTGGTCTGGAGGGACGATGAGAACGGATTTACTGCGATTCAATGGCGCTCTCGAGCTAGACCCCTCCATCGAAGCGTGGATGCAAGAACATGCAGGTGAACTGGGAGCGATTGCACATCGCTGGTTCGAGGTGATGCGTCAGTGCGGGGACGAAGTCCGGGAGCTTTTGCATGATGGTTGTCCGGTGGCATGCTTGGGAGATGCCCCCTTCGGTTACGTCAACGTGTTCAGTTCGCACGTAAACGTTGGGTTCTTTCACGGCGCAGCGCTCCCGGACCCGGCCCGCTTGTTGCAAGGCTCCGGCAAGTTCATGCGTCATGTGAAATTGAAGCCCGAAACGGCCACGAACGCCGCGGCGTTAAGCGAGCTCATCGATGCGGCGTACTCGGATATAAAGATGCGTGTCGAACATGGCTAGTCAGAGAAGCGCCTCTTTTTGCTTTAGAATTGGTGCCTCCTAATCTATCGTTCGTTGTGACACAGGAGACCATCGATCATGCCCTTTGCATCCATCCCGAGGCTTGCTGCTGTAACCGCTTCCATCCTCTTCGGAGCCATTTCGTCCGGTCCGCTCTTCGCTCAGTCGGCCAGCCTTGCCGCTACCCCGCCGATGGGCTGGAATAGCTGGAACCACTTCGCTGACAAGGTCACCGGCGCCGACGTACGCGCGACCGCAGACATCCTCGTCTCGACCGGCATGAAAAACGCCGGCTACATCTACGTCAACATCGACGATACCTGGCAAGGCGAACGCGATGCGCAGGGAATGCTGCACGCCAACAGCAAATTTCCCGACATGAAAGCGCTCGCCGACTACGTCCACTCGAAAGGCCTGAAAATCGGAATCTATTCCTCGCCCGGTCCCAAAACCTGCGCGGGCTATGCCGGCAGCTATCAGCATGAAGAGCAGGACGCTCAACTCTACGCCAGTTGGGGCATCGACTATCTTAAGTACGACCTGTGCAGCTTTGGCGACATCCTCAAGAAGGAAGCTAACGGCGACCGCCAGAAGTACTTCGATCTCGAAAAGGCCGCCTACGACAAGATGCACAAAGCCCTGCTCGCAACCGGCCGTCCGATCGTCTTCAGTCTTTGCCAGTATGGCTTTCAGAACGTTTGGGAGTGGGGTCCCTCGGTCGGGGGAAACCTCTGGCGCACTACCGGCGACATCAACGACACCTACGACCGGATGTCCGTGATTGGCTTTGCTCAGTCTGGATTGGAGAAATACGCCGGACCCGGCCACTGGAACGATCCCGATATGCTTGAAGTAGGCAACGGCGGGATGACTGCGGACGAATACCGCACCCACATGACTCTCTGGGTCATGCTTGCCGCGCCGCTGCTTGCCGGCAACGACCTCAGCAAGATGACCCCCGAAACCTTGGCCACGCTCACCAACCGTCAGGTCATCGCCGTCGACCAGGATAAGCTCGGCAAGCAAGGGCATCGGGTTTCCGCCGTGGGACCACTCGAGATCTGGGAGAAACCGCTCAGCGGGGGAGCCAAGGCCGTCGCGCTCTTCAACCGCGGCGAATCCGCCAGTCCGATCACCTTATCGCTCAAGGACGTCGCCTTCAGCTCCGGTGCCAAGCTGCACGATCTTTGGTCCGACCAGGATGTCTCGGCCTCTAGCGGCAGCTATACCGCCCTGGTGCCTTCTCACGGAGCGGTTCTGCTGAAAGTGAGCAAATAGCGCGAAGTTCGATTTGGCGCTTGGGCCGGGTAGAAGGCTGCCGCGAGAACGAGGCTCTACCCGTTTCCCCATAACCATCGACATCCCGAATCAAACTCAAGGACAGTCTATGAGCAAAGAAGTTCACGACTCACTCGAAAGCTCCTCTCGCCGCGATTTCCTGCGCGTCGGCGCGATGAGCGCCGTCGCGGGCACGATCGCTGCCACTCCTTTACATGCCGCAAAATCAGCGGCATCGTCCTCTGGTAATGCGGACACGCAGGAGAGTGAGGAAACCAGATCGCCCCATGCCACCGTAATCGGCATGGCTTATGAGCGTTCGACTTCCCCGGATGGCCCAAGAATCGGGATCATCGGTGTCGGCGGCCGCGGCACCAGCCTGCTCGGTAATCTTCTCGGCGCCAACACCACCGTCCTCGCTGTCTGCGACGTAGTCCCTGAAAAAGCCAGCAACGCCAAAGGTCTGATCGAGAAAGCCGGCCAGAAATCACCCACTCTTTATACCGCCGGCGACCACGTCTTCGAAGCGCTCGTAGCCCGCGACGACCTCGACCTGGTTATCATCGCGACTCCCTGGAACTGGCACGTTGAGATGGCAGTCGCCGCCATGACTCACGGCAAACATGCAGCTGTCGAGGTTCCCGCGGCCACTACCATCGAGGACTGCTGGAAACTCGTCAACACCTCCGAACAAACCCGGCGCCATTGCACCATGCTCGAG includes these proteins:
- a CDS encoding SDR family oxidoreductase, which codes for MDFGLKNRSVIVAASSDGIARAAADKFAAEGARVAMCSRDEGKLQTAAEEIRRRYGAEVFAAPLDVTNEAAVHGFVEEVGRQFGAIDVCVTNAGGPPAKMFLETVTGEWQGAFDLNLMSVVHLARAVIPWMQRQRWGRIVTITSVSVRQPIADLIYSNTVRAGVLGLVKSLSNEFGQDGITVNNVAPGCTATARLNSLIQKRALSLDISEEEYKARLAAEAALKRLGQAEDVADAIVWLASERASFITGQTLLVDGGLYKGL
- a CDS encoding primary-amine oxidase: MPLQTLEPLPVAKSTLHPLEPLSAAEIQTAVELLRTADGFTPSTRIISIILKEPEKSLVYSWPQGPAAQREAVAVLFDNAVNQASTVTLDLSSGRVLKAEIAPAGSQPTLSIDEQFECEQAVLASEDFKAALERQYGITDTSLVMVDIWSAGNYGSEEDRSRRLARPLCFLRSDPTDNGYARPIEGIRPIVDLNLMQVIRVEEYGKWPLPPQAANYSADRVPNQRTGIKPLHITQPDGPSFSLQGNFISWQNWQFLIGFNAREGLTIHDVRYHDQGRARPILYRASLTEMVVPYGDPKPTQVRKNAFDVGEYGMGMCANSLRLGCDCVGHIEYLDAHLCDSRGRELTIGNAICIHEEDFGILWKHTDRRLPDAPEVRRSRRLVVSSVSTVENYEYGFFWYFYQDGNIGFEIKLTGILSLGTLHEGEKANYGRLVAPLLYAPNHQHFFNMRLDVGIDGSRNTVQQVDVVAGPVDGDEDPYENAFHVEATDLKTEKQALAHLNLETGRTWKFINPSVKNALGEPTGYKFFPGDNAFPFASPNAWWRKRAGFVNHHVWVTPYSEGEKFAAGDFPNQSSGGDGLVKWVEADRPIDNTDVVFWYTFGHTHIPRPEDCPVMPTAYIGFLLKPNGFFDQNPANDVPPSKQEGKACKHC
- the gnd gene encoding phosphogluconate dehydrogenase (NAD(+)-dependent, decarboxylating), yielding MQLGMVGLGRMGANMVRRLLKGGHECVVFDMSPKVVDELVQEKAKGSSSLSDMITKLEKPRALWLMVPAGVVEQTIDSLVPHLEEGDILIDGGNSYYIDDIQHAKNLKEKGIHFVDVGTSGGVWGLERGYCMMIGGEDEVVKHLDPIFATLAPGIGDIPRTAGREHLGGTAEQGYLHCGPNGAGHFVKMVHNGIEYGLMAAYAEGLGILRSANVGKQTHASDAETTPLRDPDHYKYDLDLREITEVWRRGSVIASWLLDLTAGSLVKDPSLAQFGGRVSDSGEGRWTIKAAIDEAVPVPVLSAALYSRFSSRGEAEYENKLLSAMRFGFGGHLEKAEGK
- a CDS encoding MFS transporter codes for the protein MSTTHPFTGIPVNKPRQVLFASLIGTTIEFFDFYIYATAAVLVFPKLFFSSSDPSAAVLESLATFGIAFLARPIGSALFGHFGDRIGRKTTLVLALLTMGISTIAIGALPTYHTIGFTAPLLLALCRFGQGLGLGGEWGGAVLLAIENAPPNKRAWYGMFPQLGAPIGFFLSGGVFLLLSRLLTDQQFFTFGWRLPFLASAVLVFLGLYVRLTITETPVFRQALNRGEQVKLPLLSVFRNYPRELITGILVCLATFVLFYLMTVFALSWGTTALHYSRSKFLLMQLFDISFFAITIPLSARLAEHGRRRVMLWVTTLIGVFGLVMAPMFVAGTTGALLMMAVGLGLMGVTYGPLGTVVSELFPTPVRYTGSSLAFSLAGILGASLAPYIATSLAKTYGLQYVGYYLTTSAFLTLLGLLWARETKDDDLARISAPEI
- a CDS encoding helix-turn-helix domain-containing protein — translated: MSKTDGQDTANRLSAIVANSLDTSGSTHDLARRAYQSRTQFHRLFRIVVEETPAAMRRRLLLERAAYQLGHTGMSVTDIALDANYGSLEAFTRAFRKAFRTSPSIYRRMRVPHSHLPTPNKIHFLAPGSSTEGGKDMDLFDRFAGNDSWHTRRLLEYAGTLTEEQLDRPLPTVVELLPWRESNKTLRQLLENIIFTKEVWTAALSGAEMDMNGPPQSQRSPQAMLQRLEKTDAELHRILDNVRTRSSWDDTFVDALCEPAETFTYGGVFAHIMTFNAHRRLMALDALRQLGVQTEGFGDPMEYEESVSPWSERATLAAP
- a CDS encoding DUF1801 domain-containing protein; amino-acid sequence: MRTDLLRFNGALELDPSIEAWMQEHAGELGAIAHRWFEVMRQCGDEVRELLHDGCPVACLGDAPFGYVNVFSSHVNVGFFHGAALPDPARLLQGSGKFMRHVKLKPETATNAAALSELIDAAYSDIKMRVEHG
- a CDS encoding glycoside hydrolase family 27 protein translates to MPFASIPRLAAVTASILFGAISSGPLFAQSASLAATPPMGWNSWNHFADKVTGADVRATADILVSTGMKNAGYIYVNIDDTWQGERDAQGMLHANSKFPDMKALADYVHSKGLKIGIYSSPGPKTCAGYAGSYQHEEQDAQLYASWGIDYLKYDLCSFGDILKKEANGDRQKYFDLEKAAYDKMHKALLATGRPIVFSLCQYGFQNVWEWGPSVGGNLWRTTGDINDTYDRMSVIGFAQSGLEKYAGPGHWNDPDMLEVGNGGMTADEYRTHMTLWVMLAAPLLAGNDLSKMTPETLATLTNRQVIAVDQDKLGKQGHRVSAVGPLEIWEKPLSGGAKAVALFNRGESASPITLSLKDVAFSSGAKLHDLWSDQDVSASSGSYTALVPSHGAVLLKVSK